From the Trifolium pratense cultivar HEN17-A07 linkage group LG4, ARS_RC_1.1, whole genome shotgun sequence genome, the window GCATAGTCGCTACAATTTTCACTGGCCATTGCTTGTCTACAAGAAAATGCCAGTATCACTGACTGTGTGTTCCATGGAATTCCATAACAAGGACATTATCAGAGTCCTCTTCATGCATTGAGTCAAATTTTGGGACCTTCTTGTATGGAGCAGCATTCAGAAGCTGGGAAAGACACCCTCTATCCTTGAGGTAGGTCTTGACAAACTGTGACCACTTGAGACAGTTCTTTACAATGGGGGTGATATGAAGCCTAAATACTCTCCACTCTTTTAAATCGATTAAGACTCATCAGAGGGAGTATTCGGATTGCTGTGAATCCCGGAACTTCTATGTCAGACATGGCAACAAAGGAAATCACAGTATTAACGCTTAATCCCGCATAAAATATGTCTAAGGTAGGgaaatttgttcatttttttctttcacaattGCCTCGGAAATTATTATAGTTGCCACTTTGCCAGTATTATCATTTAATCCACATATAAATGTTTAAAGCTTCAAAATCCTGTATAAAAAGCTTGGTATCAATATACAGTACTACAAACACTAGGATTGGACTACCTATTGGGAGCGGGCTTGGATAGTTTTTATGATGGCATATATTTAAAACTCACGACCATCACTACTCAaattagtaagaaaaaaaaatatgactatACAGCAGCACTGGTACTCAGAAAATCAATGCAGACCAAGGGAATAATTGTGTCATTTCTATCCTaatatgatgatgattatttttttttttgaagcaataatGATGATAATATATCGTGATGTTTTGCAAATATCAACATCTAGTAAAGTATGCAAATTTGGGCACAGaatcataataatattaataataatttgaataaaCAACTGAGTTGCTGAGAAAAAAGGTAGCCTTATATAGAAGAGTCAGGAAGTGAAATTTTCGTTAATTGCATGCATTGGCAACATTCCtcaaaagaaatataatttcATAACTGAATGGAATGATAGGCTGTATCGTACTAGTTCCCGGATAGATGTTTGTCCAGAAAAGCTTTAGCTAGATTACTGAAGCTCACGCTAACTTCTTCAGCTGCTGCATACCTCTTGATGACATCAATAACTTCAGGCTTTAAAACCTCTACTTTGTTAGATTCATTACATACGTAATAAAGTGCCCCGAGTGCATAATTTACCTGACCAGGTAAAATACATTGGTTGTTAATTAAATTGTTAGTAAATTTTGTATGGAAGTGAATTAAAACTAGAATGTACAGATCAATGAAAGAAACACCATATGCTATACAATTTTGAGAGTAAGTTATTAGTGATGAAAATTTAGTAATTATAAGGGTATACAATAACAAAAGTTTCGGAGAAATCAAAACTACAAAATACACAAGCATGATTCAAGCAATTGAATTTCATATGAACAACTAAACATATTGTTCATATATAAAGTACATTAAGAAATTATGTTTAGTGATGAAATAGACAAACAATCTAAAGGGTCTGCCAGTATATAACTTGAATTTGAGGGGGAAAAAGGTGTAGACAAGCAATTAAACTATGAGAATCTGGCTGTTCATGGTTTGGCCCTTTGGCCTACCGCCTACAGGCTCAAGGGTTGGCATTCTTTAACTTGAGATTAAAACACAATCAAAACACAATGAAACGAAACAATGTCAACAAGCAAACTCTAATAATCCTTACAGTGTTCCTAACTGGGCTTGATAAACATTGAATGATAAGAGGAATCCCACCAACTCCAGTTATAATTGCAGCATTTGCTGGATCTGCAAAAacatttttacttttttgtcaACTAGAAAGATAATTATCAAGTAGAAACCACAATATCGTGAAAGGTAAAGCAGCCAGAATTACCAACACAACAATTGCAGATCCCTCCAACGCCAAACTCTATAAGCTTTTCATTGGGTTCAGTTATGCAGTCAAGGAAAAGTTCTATAACATTGAGCTGCAGTTATGCAAGGGCAAATTAGTTCATCTTGTGCAATTTTCCTTCATAGAAAGAAAATTGACGGGTCCATACCTGACGCAAGAAGTTACAATTGAAAGGATCATAGGCGAAGTTGGCCAAATTTGCCAAAATCTTCTCTTTTGTTTCTGAAAAACATAGGAAACACCTGAAAATGAGATAACAATCCTACAAATAAAGGTGCTTGAAAGACTTTTAATTCACAGAAACAGCATACCATCCTCGGATGCGTTCTGAAACTGAGTCACCAATTCCTGAAACAAACGCTATTCATTTTAGGGTCTCACACAAAAACACACACGatcaaaaagaagaagaaaaagcaCCTGAAGGTATTGCAATCTGGGAGTTCCGTATCTTCCTGTCCGCTCTTGTTGCCTCTGATTATTGGTGAACATGTATGCCGTTCTTAGTTCAATCAATAAAAGCGAACACTGTATGAACATACATTGATTAATTGATCGATTATGGAATTATATTATAGTTTCTTATTCAAATTTATCCACCAATAATCATAATAAGTACTAAGAACAATATTAACTTAGCAAATGTTCAAAAAACAGATGATGATTAtttataagtatgaaaaccAGAACTAAACAAAAAATTGTGATAATAATACTCCTTAAAACAAAAGTAACAGTACAAAAGGGAAAACTATTAGGAGGGTCATTAGTGTTAATAGCAAACCTTAGTCAGAACATTTATCAAACACTTTGCGTGCAAAGAGATTGATGCAAGTGGGGTGAGGCtatagagaagaaaaaagaacgGAGAATGGTGGCTGACGAATTATAAGTGGTGAAGCGATGCCAATGAGAGCGGAGGAGGTCGGAAAAATCACGACGACGACGACGACTAGCAAAGAGGTGGTCTGGTTGTTGCCGACGACTGGTGAGTGGCGCTGAGACAGAGAGAGGGGATGGAGGCAAGCGGCGATGATAGGAAGAGAGGAGATGGTGACGCTGGAACGGACGGAGAAGGGCGGTTCTGGGCGGCGGAAATGAGAGAAGAGGGAAGAAGAGTTTACTATCGTGAAGACGAAGAAGGAAGAGGAACCGTGAATccgatgaatttttttttttttttttattaattaaaatcaattcaaaagTCCCTAAATAACTTAGCTTGCAAAAATGcaaatattttgatttgaatTCGAATTCCGATTCTCTTGTGTTAAATTATTTGAAGgtgtttggtttttgttttgttagcTTTTCTCTCTTGTAACCTTAATATAGTTTTCGGATGCttcaaataatatatcaacatATCATGTTTCTCGCAACTGCGATTAAGAGGGGCTGAACGATTAAAATGACTTGAAattacttgatgtcagaattgaccccgaaccagattaaattagtggtgaaagaaaaaaaataccaacACATCTACACTCGGAAGAAGGTTCTCAAAATGTTTTCTACATTTACTTTGACTATTTTTTGCTAACTCAGTTActcattttaaaaatcaatttcaaaattgtATACAATTTAAACTTCATGGAAGGCTTTTTCTACTTCAGTAAACTATATGATTgttaaatttgaaatatataaacaattgttgtttcttttttatttaaaaaaaaagaagtaaaatgcAAGTAACAGAAACCTGTTTGACTCTGAAAAAATAGGCTTACATGGAGAAACTCTTACTCGGGCACAACCCCAACACTTGTCATTTAGGCACACACAcatcaaaaagtaaaatttaaacaCAAATTATTAAGTCACATCAACAATTATTAATCaattcttttatatttaaaattttaaaaatcatgtATGTGTGGCCAAATGACAAGTGTTGGACTTGTGCCCAAGTAAGAGTTTCTTGCTTACATGACCTAAGTCCTATTCTCACTCCAATTCCTTGGACCGGATCCATATAGTCAATTTTTCGATGTAATCGTACAGTCACACCGTTTATAATCGTCTGATCAAGATCGAACAATCAtaatttaaaaacttatttgtTAGCTGTATTTGTTTAAAACGACTGCACCGAAAAGTCGAGTTCACCTGATCCATTTCCCAATTCCTTGCTTCAAAAGGTAAAGTGGGAGAAAAAAGGTATTTCAACCGCAGGGAAAGTTTTGTAGAGCCGAGAATAGAAAACTAATTAGAGTCTGTCTTCTTAACCTAACATTCAGTCATTCAAGACTCTTCTCCGCGACAACGATGATGATATCCCTGTATGATGGGAAAGAAGATGCTTATTGGTGGGTTCTTTGCACCGAAAAAATATTCAAGGAGCAAGGGACACCAGAGGCTATGAAATTGTGGAAAGCTGTTACGGCATTGAGAGGTCCTGCTCTACAATGGTGGCTCTGGCGGTCTCTTCGTCAGCCGCCGACAACTTGGAATGACTTCACCACGGTTTTTATTTGGCGTTTTAAACCTGAATGGAGAGATATTTTGCCGGTAGATGACGACGAGGAGGAGGAGCCAAAATTGGACTTGTCTATGTTGTCTGTGTCCAATGGTAGTAACAACAACAATAGCTCCGTTTCTGTGCTTATTTCCGACCCGCAAGTGTTCGATTGCTACAATTGTTCTCAAACCTTAACTGTTCCACTCTTTCAggtatattctttttatttcatCAATTATTTTCTATCTTTAATTTCTATGTTTCTGGTCATTAAATGTGATACTCTTTTACATATATTATGAAGCTTTGTAGTGATTAAATGTTTTTTAGAGTTTGGAGGGTAGGGTTTTGGGGGAAGGAGAGGAGAATAGAGAAAAAGAATACTTAAGATTTTTAATTGTGCAAGTATTATAACATGCTTGGATGAGTTATTTTAATTAATGGAGGCTAATACTTTCTTTACATTGGTTTTCAATATTAGTAACAATGAAACCCACTTCGGTTGGTCTGGTGGCATTAGCTtcggacctgggagtgtgctccccCTTAAGGTTTCAAGTTCAATTATCTCTGGTGTCAATTTGGATAggctaatttagcttattcaaaaaaatattagtaacaatGAATATAGTTTATTAATTATGTTGTCaattttgtatatctttttatttttgagcttttatatatgtatggtatgaATTTCTAGTATTGTTTCCCTAAACTTTGATATACCGGCCATTGAGTACATAgattttgagaagaaaaaaatgaaaatgattagCTTGATGTTGGTTATACTTTTGATTGGATAACATGCTAACAAGTCTTACAAAgaaatttcttgtttttatcTTGGTTCAAACTCTAACttgatgattttctttttatgtttcaatttagtGTGATAATAGTCATATTGTTTGCTCTACCTGCTGTCCTAAACTTATGAACAAGTGTGGCAAGTGCTCATTGGGCATTAGCTCAAAACGTTGTAAAGCCATTGAGAATATATTGCAATCAATGGGAATGCCATGTCCCAATGAAATACATGGTTGCAAGGAGAGTATAAGTTACCTTGGAAATAGGAAGCATGAGGAATGCATCCATGAGCCATGTTGCTGCCCCCTTTTAGGTTGTAACTTTGTTGCATCTTCGGAAGTGTTGTCCACCCATTTCAGCCATAAACACGATGGTTCTCAAATAGAATTTTCTTATGGTCACTCCTTCATTGTCTCTTTAAAGTCTAATGATGAAACCATTGTTCTTCAAGAGGAAAATGATGGCAAACTATTTATTCTCAATAATAGTACTATGCTTTTGGGAAATGCAGTCAATATTTGCCATATTGGTCCTAATTCTTCTGAATCCGAGTATAGTTATGATATATTGGCGAGGTCTCAGACATGCAAACTGAAATTACATTCTTCTGCAAAGAATGTTCAACGTGTTACTTTAGCAACTCTTTCATCGGAGTTCCTTGTCATTCCATCTGGTTCTTGTGAACCTCTCAAGCTAGAAATTTGCATAACCCCCTTGGTACCTCCTATCTCCTTTTCTCTGcttgtgtgtttgtgtgtgttttccttttcaatttaagtcttattattttcttttatgttttgaaTTTATTCTCTAGCATTTTATCTCAAATTTATCGGTTTTCCAAATGCCAAAACAAAGGTTGTTaactttttctattttatgatCAGTTCTTGAAATATCAGTCTCAAACTTTATTTAATCTATTTGTTGACAATTGTGGGGCAGATGCAAATCTATGTAAAGACCCTGACTGGAACAATAATCTCCATGAGGGTTAAGACTTCAGACACGATAGTCGATGTGAAGAAGAAGATTCTTGACAAGGGGGGCTATGAAGTGCACGATCAACGTCTGATCTTTGCCGGTAAGCAACTAGAAGACACACGGACCGTTGCCAATTACAACATTCAAGACAAGTCAACCATCGACCTTGTAATCCGCCTCACTGGGGACTAGATGACCATTGCACCATTTTGCCAAATACTACATCGAAGAGTAAGAAACTGTCCACCTCATCGTCTGCCGCCGTTGGGGACCCTTATTATGAAGACAATTACCCTATAAATAGAGAAATTGTACATTATTGATAACAGTCTTTgacttttgtgtttttttttaataaggatTTGACTTTTGTTTTTAAGAATGCATTCTCCTTAGTCTCCTATCTTCTATCTATTAGAATTATTTACTGCACAAGTCTTTTTTGAATATTATTAAAGGACCAGCAATCTCcttataatttaaaatgaatacacattttaaaaaacaaaaacaaaatgtccAAATCTGCCGGTCATGTTGGATTTGGCTTTGCTGGTTTGTTTGTTGGGTTCAGTTCTGGTTCAACCATCACCGCCTCCCTCGCGGCGGTGGTCAGTTGTTCGTTGGTTCTACCTTTTACATTGAATCAATTCTGGTTTGGCTATACTTTGTTCGATCTAACCCATATCAGCTCAATTTCGATTGGTGTGTGTGTGAGTTGTACTTGTCCTTTAATCCATCGCAGTTGCCGGTTCAGTTCTATTTACAATTTTCATTTGCGGTTCTGACACCGTGCTGTCAGTTCGTGGTACTATTTCCGTGTTGGCGGTTGGCTCGCTCTTAAAATCTGAATTTGGTGCTCATCAGTTCACGcaccatattttttttgttttgtttgcaaTTTGGTTTCGAGCCCGTACGCGGGCTCATTGGATTGTGCACGTGATGCGTGGTTGTTTGTCTTCGAGTttggattttcttttttggttttgaCTTCTTTAGCCATTTGGGGTTGTATTGTAATATCCGTTAGGTTGTTTTTTGCTTTTACCAGGTTAAAGTTTATGCTCCTCAGtcttttgtaatctttccttttgctttaaaaaaaggacagcaaataaataaataaattgatacATAGAAATAACACAACACTATCTTTGATTGCATACATCTGATCCGATACATGAAAACTCATTAGCTTCCTCACAGGTCAACCATGTTGGGTTTAACAACTTCTGTGACAAAAAAATCCCTACAATAATAACGAGCCTTATGCCACTAGGTGGCGTGAGAAGCATGTCGGTTGACAACATCCCTGCGGAAAAATAAAATCCATGTCCTGTTAAATACCTTGTTCACAGTTACGGCTCCATCAGGAACTTTCAGCTTTACACCAGATTTCGCTATGATACTCGACATTTCCCTGTTAAAGCAccagaaaaacaacaaatatataaaagCAGAATGGTTACTGGCAGTCAGAAAATAAACTGAGAACCTCATTAAAATAGTTTTGGGCCAGTTAGTCATCAATGAAATAAGGTTCAAAGTAGATTCTGGTTTATATAGTTGTCATTTGTTCGGGTTTTGGTCCCTATGCTTTTGTTTATGAACATTTCTCTTTAGCCCCTCAATATGTTCACAGGCACACTAAATTTTGCAATGGAATTCTTATAAGTCATACACACTTCAAATGAAACAAAATGCTATAGAAAGAACAATTACAGATTATCAAATACCTTGAGGACGACATGGACTCAACTCCGAACCATACATCGCCAACCACTTTTAGACTGTCAAGCTCAACAATACTAGGAATTGACTTGAAGCAGCACAAGAACTCAAGAAGTTGCTAATCTGTGAAGGAGGTTAAGACAGTTAATATTATAGTTAGTTATCACATAACACAGTAATCCGTAATATAGATCTTAGATTTTTCAGTCCCTAATTCAATAGAAGGGTTTTCAGGATTAGCCCTCACTCTATTGCGAATAACAGATCCATCTACCAAGGTGAAGAGGTCTGACTGCAAAAGAAGAAACCAAATCATGTCAAATAAAAGACTAAAGTCAAATTCCAAGCTATAGAATTCATGCCTTGTGTACAAAAGCTTAGAACCTGGACAAGAAACAAAACTGAAGTTGCCTTCACCGGAAGGAACCGGGATCAATGAACATTAATCCCAATAGCTTTGTCAAAGAACTGTTAAAACTTAATATCATCATTTACAAACATGTCCCTGCCACCATAAATTGTGTTGAAATAATAGCAAAGGTAGGTTCTGTCATTTAACTATATAGCATTATATCATCAGTGTGAATATTGTACAAATCTcaattaaaaaatgttaaaagttatTGTGGTTAAATTTAGTAGAAAGATGTTCATAAATAGTTAAATCAGACTTGCTAC encodes:
- the LOC123920783 gene encoding armadillo repeat-containing protein 7, translating into MFTNNQRQQERTGRYGTPRLQYLQELVTQFQNASEDETKEKILANLANFAYDPFNCNFLRQLNVIELFLDCITEPNEKLIEFGVGGICNCCVDPANAAIITGVGGIPLIIQCLSSPVRNTVNYALGALYYVCNESNKVEVLKPEVIDVIKRYAAAEEVSVSFSNLAKAFLDKHLSGN
- the LOC123920784 gene encoding E3 ubiquitin-protein ligase SINA-like 7, translating into MMISLYDGKEDAYWWVLCTEKIFKEQGTPEAMKLWKAVTALRGPALQWWLWRSLRQPPTTWNDFTTVFIWRFKPEWRDILPVDDDEEEEPKLDLSMLSVSNGSNNNNSSVSVLISDPQVFDCYNCSQTLTVPLFQCDNSHIVCSTCCPKLMNKCGKCSLGISSKRCKAIENILQSMGMPCPNEIHGCKESISYLGNRKHEECIHEPCCCPLLGCNFVASSEVLSTHFSHKHDGSQIEFSYGHSFIVSLKSNDETIVLQEENDGKLFILNNSTMLLGNAVNICHIGPNSSESEYSYDILARSQTCKLKLHSSAKNVQRVTLATLSSEFLVIPSGSCEPLKLEICITPLMQIYVKTLTGTIISMRVKTSDTIVDVKKKILDKGGYEVHDQRLIFAGKQLEDTRTVANYNIQDKSTIDLVIRLTGD